One Deferribacterota bacterium DNA window includes the following coding sequences:
- a CDS encoding N-acetylmuramoyl-L-alanine amidase, whose product MKRLHNVIIIIIFSLITFCINYECVASINSEYYSLKNKLEQINNSRRASRGSYASIAKEFYNLYLDEPNSFLSDNALYMAGEAYSMSYKRFKNKQDLREALKYYRLVAVNYSSNLAVESYLKTSDIYIILDDYVSAKFMLQRLVAKFPDHRKAIIARERIEKINSDLGFRQEKVIEVKSKPNKNKEVEVTRKDHKDYKDINHKDINKDTYKDRDNISLIKNIRYWSSDTYTRVVIDLTKKAEYKKHWLREDPKHNKPPRLYIDIKDVKVAEDVAKKIPIKDGLVSAIRWGYFKKDVTRIVLDSQNIKDFTVFSLENPNRIVIDVSGDEKGQRVASKDKISSKSGGSSDTLAGVFGLKVKRIVIDPGHGGKDPGATYYGLYEKDIVLDIALELKRLFEENTSIKVFLTRSTDVFIPLEERTAIANKKKADVFVSIHVNASKNRSANGVETYVLNVTDDKEALKVAAFENQASERSLSDLQSILKDILLNSKLEESKILAKYVQNDLVKEINEKSLGVKQAPFYVLVGATMPSILVETGFLSSKRTANKFRDISYRKKVAKGIYYGLLKYIKKYNGES is encoded by the coding sequence ATGAAAAGATTACATAATGTTATAATTATTATAATTTTTTCTTTAATTACTTTTTGCATAAATTATGAATGTGTAGCTTCAATAAATAGTGAATATTATTCATTAAAGAATAAATTAGAACAAATCAATAATTCAAGAAGAGCTTCAAGAGGTTCTTATGCTTCTATTGCCAAAGAATTTTACAATCTATATTTAGATGAGCCTAACTCATTTTTATCAGATAATGCACTATATATGGCTGGTGAAGCATACTCTATGTCATATAAGAGATTTAAGAACAAGCAAGATCTTAGGGAGGCTTTAAAATATTATAGGCTTGTTGCTGTAAATTATAGTTCAAATTTAGCTGTTGAGAGTTATTTAAAGACCTCAGATATATATATTATTTTAGATGATTATGTTTCTGCGAAATTTATGTTACAAAGATTAGTCGCAAAATTTCCTGACCACAGAAAAGCGATAATTGCTAGAGAAAGAATTGAAAAAATAAATAGTGATCTTGGTTTTAGACAGGAGAAGGTTATTGAGGTTAAGAGTAAACCAAATAAAAATAAAGAAGTAGAAGTTACTAGAAAAGACCATAAAGATTATAAAGATATAAATCATAAAGATATAAATAAAGATACATATAAAGATAGAGATAATATTAGTCTTATTAAAAACATAAGATATTGGAGTAGCGACACATATACAAGAGTTGTTATAGATCTGACTAAGAAAGCTGAATATAAAAAACATTGGCTACGAGAGGACCCTAAACATAATAAGCCGCCTCGCCTATATATTGATATTAAAGATGTAAAGGTTGCAGAAGATGTTGCAAAAAAAATCCCAATAAAAGATGGTCTTGTTTCAGCTATTAGATGGGGCTATTTTAAAAAAGATGTTACGCGTATTGTTTTAGATAGTCAGAATATCAAAGATTTTACGGTTTTTAGTTTAGAGAATCCTAATAGAATAGTGATTGATGTTAGCGGTGATGAGAAAGGACAAAGGGTAGCCTCAAAAGATAAAATATCATCAAAAAGTGGTGGTAGTTCGGATACTTTAGCAGGCGTATTTGGTCTTAAAGTTAAAAGGATTGTTATTGACCCTGGGCATGGAGGAAAGGATCCAGGAGCTACATATTATGGTTTATATGAGAAGGATATAGTCCTTGACATTGCCTTAGAATTAAAGCGGTTATTTGAAGAAAATACAAGTATTAAGGTTTTTCTAACAAGAAGCACTGATGTTTTTATTCCTTTAGAGGAAAGAACTGCTATAGCTAATAAGAAAAAAGCTGATGTCTTTGTATCAATCCATGTTAATGCTAGTAAGAATAGAAGTGCTAATGGTGTAGAAACCTATGTATTAAATGTAACTGATGATAAAGAAGCGTTGAAGGTAGCTGCATTTGAAAATCAAGCAAGTGAGAGATCATTATCAGATTTGCAATCTATTTTAAAGGATATACTACTTAATTCTAAGCTAGAAGAGTCAAAGATTCTAGCAAAGTATGTTCAAAATGATCTAGTTAAAGAGATAAATGAGAAAAGTCTTGGTGTAAAGCAAGCCCCTTTTTATGTCTTAGTTGGTGCAACGATGCCATCAATATTGGTTGAGACTGGTTTTTTATCTTCAAAAAGAACGGCTAACAAATTTAGAGATATTTCTTACAGAAAAAAGGTTGCAAAGGGGATATATTATGGTCTATTAAAATACATAAAAAAGTATAATGGCGAAAGTTAG
- the uvrA gene encoding excinuclease ABC subunit UvrA translates to MMNSIIIKGARQHNLKNINLEIPKNSLVVVTGVSGSGKSTLAFDTLYAEGQRRYVESLSAYARQFLELMEKPDVDSIEFLSPAISVEQKTVNRNPRSTVGTITEIYDYMRLLFARVGSVHCPKCGRHIESFTVQQIVDSVINYGEHSKLEILAPIARGKKGTFKNIFEKLLKEGFVRAYIDEKLYRLEDDIELDKNVKHTINVVVDRIVLKEGIIKRLTDSIETALKLSDGLVLIKCGDSYKLYSEKFACANCDISIDEVEPRIFSFNNPYGACPDCDGLGVKMVFDIDKIIPNKDLSIRQGAVKPWQNNLSFTFLQLLGEVSKKYNIDLDKSFKDLDENSKHIILYGAKEPLSLFHTINNKKSFYKKKFNGVINELREKLFTEDRRNVDYVKNFMSYLPCESCGGRRLKEESLSVKINGRNIYEISILNISKAYDFFENLTFTGFKKEVSSKIIKEIKRRLSFLLDVGLDYMTLDRRASTLSGGEAQRIRLATLIGSGLTGVLYVLDEPSIGLHQRDNDMLINTLVNLKSIGNTVIVVEHDEDTIRRADWIVDLGPGAGRKGGYLIYNGPPDGILNCDDSITGLYLSGKKSINIGGKKKVFNNGFVEIIGATEHNLKNIDVKFPLGAMICVTGVSGSGKSTLVIDVLYNGLKRLLYGTNSNVGKHKSIKGYGLIDKVIDVDQSPIGRTPRSNPATYTGILTDIRELFAAIPASKLRGYKPGRFSFNVKGGRCEKCQGEGFLKIEMHFLPDMYIKCDSCKGSRYNRDTLEIKYKEKSIAEVLDMTVNTAYEFFSNIPKLKNKLSVLKDVGLGYIKLGQSATTLSGGEAQRIKLARELMKKQTGKTLYIFDEPTTGLHLDDINKLIKIFRRLVENNNTVVIIEHHLDVIKCADYIIDLGPEGGDRGGEVVFAGTPEDIVNVKDSYTGFYLKDKLIHEKIT, encoded by the coding sequence TTGATGAATAGCATTATAATAAAAGGAGCAAGACAACATAATTTAAAAAATATTAATTTAGAGATACCTAAGAACAGTTTGGTTGTAGTTACAGGTGTTTCTGGTTCTGGAAAATCTACCCTTGCATTTGATACGCTATATGCTGAGGGGCAGAGAAGGTATGTAGAATCCTTATCGGCTTATGCAAGGCAATTTTTGGAGCTTATGGAGAAACCAGATGTTGATTCAATTGAATTTTTGTCACCTGCAATTAGTGTTGAGCAAAAAACCGTAAATAGAAATCCTAGATCAACTGTAGGAACAATAACAGAGATTTACGACTATATGAGATTATTGTTTGCAAGGGTCGGCAGTGTACATTGTCCAAAGTGTGGTAGACATATTGAGAGTTTCACAGTGCAACAGATTGTAGATTCTGTAATTAACTATGGAGAGCATAGTAAATTAGAAATATTGGCACCAATTGCCAGAGGAAAAAAGGGTACATTTAAGAATATATTTGAAAAACTGTTAAAAGAAGGGTTTGTAAGAGCTTATATAGATGAGAAACTTTATAGATTAGAGGATGATATAGAATTAGATAAAAATGTTAAACATACAATAAATGTAGTAGTTGATAGGATTGTATTAAAAGAAGGGATTATTAAAAGGCTAACAGATTCAATAGAAACTGCCTTAAAACTAAGTGATGGTTTAGTATTAATAAAATGCGGGGATTCTTATAAATTATATAGTGAGAAGTTTGCTTGTGCTAATTGTGATATAAGTATTGACGAGGTTGAGCCTAGAATATTTTCATTTAACAATCCCTATGGGGCGTGTCCTGATTGCGATGGTCTTGGCGTGAAAATGGTATTTGATATTGATAAAATTATCCCAAATAAAGATTTGAGTATTAGGCAAGGAGCGGTAAAGCCGTGGCAAAACAATTTAAGTTTTACATTTCTACAATTATTGGGAGAGGTATCTAAAAAATATAATATAGATTTAGATAAATCCTTTAAAGATCTAGATGAGAACAGTAAACATATAATTTTATATGGTGCAAAGGAGCCTTTATCATTATTTCATACAATAAATAATAAAAAGAGTTTTTATAAGAAAAAATTTAATGGTGTTATTAATGAGTTGCGTGAAAAGTTGTTTACTGAAGATAGAAGGAATGTAGATTATGTAAAAAATTTCATGTCTTATCTACCTTGCGAGAGTTGTGGTGGCAGAAGGCTCAAGGAAGAAAGTCTATCCGTTAAGATTAATGGGAGAAACATTTATGAAATATCTATATTGAATATAAGTAAGGCTTATGATTTTTTTGAGAATCTTACTTTTACTGGATTTAAAAAGGAGGTTTCAAGTAAGATTATTAAAGAGATTAAAAGGAGACTGTCCTTTTTGCTTGATGTGGGTTTAGATTATATGACCTTAGATAGAAGAGCTTCAACACTTTCTGGTGGTGAGGCTCAGAGGATAAGACTTGCTACATTAATAGGTTCTGGGTTAACAGGGGTTTTATATGTTTTAGATGAACCAAGCATTGGCTTGCATCAAAGAGATAATGACATGCTGATAAACACACTGGTTAATCTAAAAAGCATAGGCAATACTGTGATAGTTGTTGAACATGATGAGGATACAATAAGAAGGGCTGATTGGATTGTGGATTTAGGGCCAGGAGCTGGAAGAAAAGGTGGATATTTAATATATAATGGACCTCCAGATGGTATTTTAAACTGTGATGATTCTATAACAGGACTTTATTTATCAGGGAAAAAGAGTATAAATATAGGAGGCAAGAAAAAAGTTTTTAATAATGGTTTTGTTGAGATTATAGGTGCTACAGAGCATAACCTGAAAAATATTGATGTTAAATTTCCGCTGGGAGCCATGATTTGTGTTACAGGTGTTTCTGGTTCTGGCAAATCTACTCTTGTTATTGATGTATTATATAATGGTTTAAAGAGACTTTTATACGGAACAAATTCCAATGTTGGTAAACATAAAAGTATCAAAGGCTATGGTTTAATTGATAAGGTTATCGATGTAGATCAATCACCTATTGGCAGAACACCAAGATCTAATCCTGCTACATATACAGGTATTTTAACTGATATTAGAGAGCTTTTTGCAGCAATACCTGCCTCTAAACTGCGGGGTTATAAACCAGGGAGGTTTAGCTTTAACGTAAAAGGCGGAAGATGTGAAAAGTGCCAAGGCGAGGGCTTCTTAAAGATTGAGATGCATTTTCTACCTGACATGTATATTAAATGTGATTCTTGTAAAGGTTCTAGATATAATAGGGATACCCTTGAAATTAAATATAAAGAGAAAAGTATTGCAGAAGTGCTTGATATGACAGTAAATACTGCATATGAATTCTTTAGTAATATACCAAAACTAAAAAATAAGCTCTCTGTTTTAAAGGATGTTGGTTTAGGCTATATAAAGCTTGGGCAATCTGCTACAACATTGTCTGGGGGTGAAGCTCAAAGAATAAAATTAGCTAGAGAATTAATGAAAAAGCAGACAGGCAAGACATTATATATTTTTGATGAGCCTACCACAGGACTTCACTTAGATGATATAAATAAACTAATTAAAATATTTAGGAGATTAGTAGAAAACAATAATACAGTGGTTATTATTGAGCATCATTTAGATGTAATAAAATGTGCTGATTATATAATTGATTTGGGTCCTGAAGGTGGTGATAGAGGTGGTGAAGTAGTTTTTGCTGGTACCCCCGAAGATATTGTAAATGTTAAGGATTCATATACAGGTTTTTATCTTAAAGATAAATTAATTCATGAAAAGATTACATAA
- a CDS encoding GAF domain-containing sensor histidine kinase: MNILNHQSNLFNDRSITLKDIIFDIILEISELLNKEISLDSLLAKIIKITKSYIKAKRISIMKVEGDYLELIANVGFSIDKENAKVKIGESISGKVAEKGEPIVVNNAKEVRYDLGYTTRSYMSIPVKTKEKLIGVLNITDKPGDYFTEDDIFLAKFIGNQCALAIERSYLYNELLEKERLSTIGKLTNTIVHDIKNMLNVISINLELLESDLCENINNKKYGQEDYLKNVKNELDIIRGYVEDILEYSKKDITINEEVIDLGELIYATKKEFQVLIDENELRFIVDIRNKCKIKADKRKFYRVIFNLVNNSIKATEGIGNIRITLYISKDWVYIVIFDNGRGIDSVHLNDLFTPFVSYSGSGTGLGLAISKEIITEHGGDIKVFSKKNRYTYFQIKLPPERLVIDE; the protein is encoded by the coding sequence TTGAATATATTGAATCATCAAAGTAATCTTTTTAATGATAGGTCTATTACGTTGAAAGATATTATATTTGACATAATATTAGAGATCTCAGAGTTATTAAATAAAGAAATATCCCTTGATTCCCTGTTAGCAAAGATTATCAAGATTACTAAATCCTATATTAAAGCTAAAAGAATATCTATCATGAAAGTCGAGGGAGACTACCTAGAATTAATAGCAAATGTGGGTTTTAGTATAGATAAAGAAAATGCGAAAGTTAAGATTGGCGAAAGTATAAGTGGAAAGGTAGCAGAGAAAGGTGAGCCAATTGTTGTTAATAATGCAAAAGAGGTAAGATATGATCTTGGCTACACAACCCGTTCTTATATGTCTATACCTGTTAAAACAAAGGAGAAACTAATTGGTGTCTTAAATATTACTGATAAGCCAGGTGATTATTTTACTGAGGATGACATATTTTTGGCAAAATTTATTGGCAATCAGTGTGCCTTGGCTATCGAACGCTCTTATTTATATAACGAATTATTAGAGAAAGAAAGATTAAGTACTATTGGTAAACTAACAAATACAATTGTACACGACATTAAAAATATGCTAAATGTTATAAGTATTAATTTAGAGCTATTAGAGAGTGACCTTTGTGAGAATATTAACAATAAAAAATATGGGCAAGAAGATTATTTAAAAAACGTTAAAAATGAACTTGATATAATAAGAGGATATGTGGAGGATATCTTAGAATACTCTAAGAAAGATATAACCATTAATGAAGAGGTTATAGACTTAGGTGAATTAATATATGCTACTAAAAAAGAATTTCAGGTATTAATAGATGAAAATGAGCTGAGATTTATAGTTGATATACGAAATAAATGCAAAATCAAAGCAGATAAAAGAAAATTTTATAGGGTTATTTTTAATTTGGTGAACAATTCCATTAAAGCCACTGAAGGAATAGGTAATATACGCATTACCTTATATATAAGTAAAGACTGGGTATATATTGTTATTTTTGACAATGGCAGGGGCATAGATAGTGTGCACCTAAATGATTTATTTACCCCCTTTGTTAGCTATTCTGGTAGCGGGACAGGATTAGGCCTTGCAATATCAAAAGAAATTATTACAGAACATGGGGGAGATATAAAGGTATTCTCTAAAAAAAATAGGTATACCTATTTTCAGATAAAATTACCCCCTGAAAGACTTGTTATTGATGAATAG
- a CDS encoding pyridoxal phosphate-dependent aminotransferase, with amino-acid sequence MRFDIAKSGNGLTYEIRNIVNIAKKLKESGIEIIWENIGDPVEKGEKIDDWVKEILKELIDDDKTYAYSPTQGVDETREFIADIVNKRGGAKITADDIIFFNGLGDAIARAYSSIRVDARIIMPEPTYSTHFLAEVLHASFPPNTYRMNPYNEWRPDILELERKVKSHTSIVGILVINPDNPTGFVYDRDLLLKIVEIAKKYDLFIISDEIYTNIVYNGYESVRLSDIVGDVAGLSMHGISKEFPWPGARCGWIQVYNAEKYPIFKRYIDAILNQKMAEVCSTTLPQLAIKRVINRPEYREMLEKRLRHYEKMSNIAYNILRDVPYTVVNRTNGSFYMSVVFNEAVLNNRQKLPLLKDSIKDYIEKLTDDRIENDKRFVYYLLGSTGICVVPLSSFFTSLQGFRITLLEKDLDRFEHIIKTLAEKIVEYIESSK; translated from the coding sequence ATGCGTTTTGATATTGCTAAAAGTGGAAATGGTTTAACCTATGAGATAAGAAATATTGTAAATATAGCAAAAAAATTAAAGGAAAGTGGCATTGAGATTATCTGGGAGAATATTGGAGACCCAGTAGAAAAAGGAGAAAAAATTGATGATTGGGTAAAGGAGATTTTGAAAGAATTAATAGATGATGATAAGACTTATGCGTATTCACCAACACAAGGTGTAGATGAAACAAGAGAATTTATTGCTGATATTGTCAATAAGAGGGGTGGCGCTAAAATAACAGCCGATGATATAATATTTTTTAATGGCTTAGGTGATGCTATAGCTCGTGCATACTCATCTATAAGAGTTGATGCTAGGATAATTATGCCTGAGCCTACCTATTCAACACATTTTCTTGCAGAGGTATTGCATGCGTCATTTCCACCAAATACTTATAGAATGAATCCTTATAATGAATGGAGACCAGATATATTAGAGCTTGAGCGAAAGGTTAAGAGTCATACCTCCATTGTGGGTATTTTGGTTATAAACCCTGATAATCCCACAGGTTTTGTTTATGATAGAGATTTACTTTTAAAGATTGTTGAGATTGCAAAGAAATATGACCTATTTATAATATCAGATGAAATTTATACAAACATAGTATATAACGGTTATGAGAGTGTAAGGTTGTCCGATATTGTAGGTGATGTCGCTGGTTTAAGCATGCACGGCATATCTAAAGAATTTCCTTGGCCAGGTGCTCGTTGCGGTTGGATTCAAGTATATAATGCAGAAAAATATCCTATATTTAAGAGATATATAGATGCTATATTAAATCAAAAAATGGCTGAGGTTTGCTCCACAACTCTTCCACAACTAGCTATCAAAAGGGTTATCAATAGGCCAGAGTATAGAGAGATGTTAGAAAAAAGGTTAAGGCATTATGAAAAAATGTCAAATATTGCGTATAATATTTTAAGGGATGTCCCATATACAGTGGTAAATAGAACAAATGGTTCCTTTTATATGAGTGTGGTTTTTAATGAGGCAGTTTTAAATAATAGGCAAAAACTTCCCCTTCTTAAAGATAGTATTAAAGACTATATAGAGAAGTTAACTGATGATAGGATTGAGAATGATAAACGCTTTGTATATTATCTTTTAGGCTCTACCGGGATTTGCGTTGTTCCTCTATCTTCATTTTTTACTTCATTGCAAGGCTTTAGAATAACCTTGTTGGAGAAAGATTTGGATAGGTTTGAGCATATTATAAAAACTTTAGCAGAGAAAATTGTTGAATATATTGAATCATCAAAGTAA